The following proteins come from a genomic window of Terribacillus aidingensis:
- a CDS encoding NADP-dependent oxidoreductase has product MRAVIINEYGDKNVLVEKELPKPKIKPNQVLVEVYATSVNPIDWKLRAGYLKQMLDWSFPIILGWDVAGKIVEIGSEVKNYQVGDEVFARPDTTAAGTYAEFTAVDDELLAKKPSNLTFEEAASIPLAGLTAWQCLVDNTKVKKGDKVLIQAGAGGVGSMAIQMAKHLGAYVATTASEKNEAYVKELGADECINYRTQQFEDELSDYDAVIDTMGGEILNKSFQVLKRGGRLVTIAGQPDEALAEKHQVTASSYWLTPNGKQLGELGELLEKGIIKPQVGHVFDFSAEALQEAHELSETHHAKGKIVIKVK; this is encoded by the coding sequence ATGCGTGCAGTTATAATTAATGAATACGGCGATAAAAATGTATTAGTAGAGAAGGAATTGCCGAAACCTAAAATAAAACCAAATCAAGTGCTTGTTGAGGTGTATGCCACTTCAGTTAATCCGATTGATTGGAAGCTTCGTGCAGGTTACTTAAAGCAGATGCTCGATTGGTCATTTCCGATTATCCTTGGCTGGGATGTTGCAGGTAAGATAGTTGAGATTGGAAGTGAAGTGAAGAATTATCAGGTTGGGGATGAAGTATTCGCGCGACCTGATACTACCGCTGCGGGTACTTATGCGGAATTTACGGCTGTGGATGATGAATTGCTTGCGAAAAAGCCTAGCAACCTCACATTTGAAGAAGCTGCCTCTATTCCGTTAGCTGGGTTAACCGCTTGGCAGTGTCTAGTGGACAATACAAAGGTCAAGAAAGGTGATAAAGTACTGATCCAAGCTGGAGCTGGTGGTGTAGGAAGTATGGCAATTCAAATGGCAAAACATTTGGGTGCCTATGTTGCGACAACTGCAAGTGAAAAAAATGAAGCATATGTAAAAGAGTTAGGTGCTGATGAATGCATTAATTACCGAACGCAGCAATTTGAAGACGAATTAAGTGATTATGATGCAGTCATCGATACAATGGGCGGCGAGATCTTAAACAAGAGCTTCCAAGTTCTAAAGCGCGGCGGCAGACTAGTAACAATTGCCGGACAACCTGATGAGGCATTGGCAGAGAAGCATCAAGTAACGGCAAGCTCATATTGGTTAACGCCAAATGGTAAGCAATTAGGTGAATTAGGAGAATTACTTGAGAAAGGAATAATTAAGCCTCAAGTAGGCCATGTATTCGATTTTTCAGCAGAAGCTTTACAAGAAGCACATGAATTAAGTGAAACACACCATGCCAAAGGTAAGATTGTGATAAAAGTTAAATAA
- a CDS encoding response regulator transcription factor, giving the protein MERIMIVEDDMKIAEYLSSHIEKYRYDVTIAKDFEKIMDTFLDVQPKLILLDINLPSFDGYYWCRQIRKVSICPVIFISARTGEMDQVMAIENGGDDFITKPFNPDIVMAKIRSQMRRAYGEYAAKLEERVLIQEGLHFYPERLELRFENKSTQLTKKETDIIESLLERYPRVAGRQDLLEKLWDDQVYVDENTLNVNITRVRNKFQEIGIEDAVETIRGTGYRLRITWKEEKA; this is encoded by the coding sequence ATGGAGCGAATCATGATTGTGGAAGATGACATGAAAATTGCTGAATATTTGAGTTCACACATAGAAAAGTACAGGTATGACGTGACTATAGCTAAAGATTTCGAAAAAATAATGGATACATTCCTAGATGTACAGCCTAAGCTTATCTTACTGGATATCAACCTGCCTAGTTTTGATGGCTATTATTGGTGCAGGCAAATAAGGAAAGTATCTATTTGCCCGGTAATTTTTATTTCCGCTCGAACTGGAGAAATGGATCAAGTGATGGCGATCGAAAATGGCGGCGATGACTTTATCACAAAACCATTCAACCCGGATATTGTCATGGCGAAAATCAGAAGCCAAATGCGTCGTGCTTATGGTGAATATGCAGCAAAGTTAGAGGAAAGAGTGCTGATCCAGGAAGGTTTGCACTTTTATCCGGAAAGATTGGAGCTGCGATTTGAGAATAAATCAACTCAATTGACTAAAAAAGAAACAGACATTATCGAAAGCTTGCTGGAGCGTTATCCACGGGTTGCTGGGCGGCAAGACTTGTTGGAGAAGTTGTGGGATGATCAAGTTTATGTGGACGAAAATACCTTGAATGTGAATATAACTCGTGTCCGTAATAAGTTCCAGGAGATAGGAATTGAAGATGCTGTAGAAACGATCAGAGGAACTGGATATCGATTGCGCATTACATGGAAAGAGGAGAAAGCATGA
- a CDS encoding sensor histidine kinase has protein sequence MRLFFREHVMLILVQLFQAVMIPILFWLDGYRDVGVSLYAFFLSLLLITVVLCYRYFSRRNFYQRLQHSFTALDQSLETTERAPVSEALDQLLAAQYRLYQEELLKGEDRQDEHLMFMDRWVHQMKTPLSVIELTAQTLDEPESSSLREETDRMREGLNTVLYLARLRTITEDFHIKPVVLSKLIQEVNQENKRFYIRNEVYPVLKEEKAGAMVETDEKWLFFLLAQLIHNAVKYSAGKSNQLILSVYERLGELVLEVKDFGIGIPVVDQKRIFNKFYTGENGRKYRESTGMGLYLVKEVTEKLEHRLEMESNVGKGTTFRIIFSKTQNLTSM, from the coding sequence ATGAGATTATTCTTTCGCGAGCATGTGATGCTCATTTTGGTACAGCTCTTCCAAGCTGTAATGATTCCGATACTATTTTGGCTGGATGGCTACCGGGATGTTGGCGTTAGTCTATATGCATTTTTCCTATCGTTGCTTCTAATAACCGTAGTCCTCTGTTATCGATACTTCAGCCGTAGGAATTTTTATCAGCGATTACAGCATTCTTTCACAGCGCTCGATCAATCTTTAGAGACAACCGAACGTGCACCTGTTTCAGAAGCGCTCGATCAATTGCTTGCTGCCCAGTACCGCTTATATCAGGAAGAACTGCTGAAAGGAGAAGATAGACAGGACGAGCATTTGATGTTTATGGATCGTTGGGTCCATCAAATGAAGACACCACTCTCTGTCATCGAATTAACGGCTCAAACGCTGGACGAACCAGAATCGTCAAGTCTACGGGAGGAAACGGACCGGATGCGGGAAGGATTGAATACAGTTCTCTATCTAGCGAGACTTCGTACTATTACAGAAGATTTTCATATCAAGCCTGTTGTCCTTTCCAAGCTGATCCAGGAAGTCAATCAAGAAAACAAGCGATTTTACATTCGTAATGAAGTATATCCAGTACTGAAAGAAGAGAAAGCAGGGGCAATGGTGGAGACGGATGAAAAATGGTTATTCTTCCTGTTGGCACAGCTAATACATAATGCCGTCAAATACTCTGCTGGAAAATCAAATCAGCTTATTCTTTCTGTCTATGAAAGGTTAGGGGAATTGGTGCTGGAAGTGAAAGACTTTGGAATTGGTATTCCTGTTGTGGATCAGAAACGTATTTTCAATAAGTTTTATACTGGTGAAAATGGCAGGAAATATCGCGAGTCTACAGGAATGGGGCTCTATTTAGTAAAAGAGGTCACTGAAAAACTAGAGCACCGTCTGGAGATGGAATCAAACGTAGGGAAAGGGACAACATTTCGGATAATTTTCTCGAAGACACAAAACCTTACATCAATGTAA
- a CDS encoding ABC transporter ATP-binding protein: MLKLTKVSKIYEGKVAYRALTDIDLEVEKGEFVAIMGPSGSGKTTLLNIISTNDAPTTGQVEINGQQPHLLKKNALAKFRRNELGFIFQDFNLLHTLTVQENIILPLTLDGVRAGEMQQKAQQIAKSLGIQPIMNKRTYEISGGQAQRVAIARAMIHEPKLLLADEPTGNLDSKAAKDVMKMLVSINERNKTSLLMVTHDPQAASYSDRVVFIRDGKLHSEIHRGESRQAFFQKIIDMLSLMGGEGNDFSSVRV; this comes from the coding sequence ATGCTCAAGCTTACAAAAGTCAGTAAAATTTATGAAGGTAAGGTAGCTTATCGAGCCCTTACAGATATCGATCTAGAAGTAGAAAAGGGTGAATTCGTGGCCATTATGGGCCCGTCGGGTAGCGGAAAAACAACCCTTTTGAATATCATTTCCACAAATGATGCACCGACAACGGGGCAGGTAGAAATCAATGGACAACAGCCGCATCTGCTAAAGAAAAATGCATTGGCTAAATTCCGCCGTAACGAACTCGGATTTATCTTTCAGGATTTCAACTTACTGCACACTCTTACGGTTCAGGAAAATATCATTTTGCCCCTTACATTAGATGGTGTCCGAGCAGGAGAGATGCAGCAGAAAGCACAGCAGATAGCGAAGAGTCTTGGTATCCAACCAATTATGAATAAGCGCACATATGAGATTTCCGGCGGGCAGGCGCAGCGAGTAGCTATTGCCAGGGCGATGATCCATGAGCCGAAATTACTGTTAGCGGATGAGCCAACAGGAAACCTTGATTCAAAAGCTGCTAAGGATGTCATGAAGATGCTGGTATCCATCAACGAGAGAAATAAAACAAGCTTGCTGATGGTAACGCATGATCCACAAGCTGCCAGTTACTCGGATCGTGTTGTGTTTATTCGGGACGGGAAGCTGCACTCCGAGATTCATCGGGGAGAGAGCAGGCAAGCCTTCTTCCAGAAGATAATTGATATGCTTTCACTGATGGGAGGAGAGGGCAATGACTTTTCGTCAGTTCGCGTTTAG
- a CDS encoding ABC transporter permease has product MTFRQFAFRNVLRNKRLYIAYFLSSMFTVMVFFTFAIFAFHPAFSEGSVNKYALFGMAVAGGIIYVFSFFFILYSMSSFLQSRKKEFGLLITLGASDKQIRLMVFLENILIGFFATAGGILIGLVFAKSILLIAENILIIDASLDFYFPLLAIAITFVSFIFLFFCISVFVAFILRTNRLVDLIKGDKQSKGEPKASIILSILAVILLITGYGTALYVKGASVIFVMIPVIIVVTVGTYVLFTQLSVYCIRLLKRNKTIFWRKTNMLLFGDLSFRMKDNARTFFMVAIISTVAFSAIGSLYGFQSYLTKGIKEVNPYTYTYSPFLDESDEVIEQDMQQIDAILDEEKINADMESTDLAFYDTSVEESPVLIVKASDYNRFAALIDEKELHPEENKAIVIEQSNAVITDGQKASDILMTSSVQLENGQEIQPSNTVESAVGLGLTGYYVVNDSTYTKLGTPIRTDFTAAWNVAEGNDNQLIEAGKKLEDQVEHKVFSVDYTLYEINKAYGPILFIGLFIGIVFFVSAGSFLYFRLFTDIDGEKRKFQSIAKIGLTQSELKKVVNRQIAILFFSPIVIALVHGTVALTALSRLFNYNLTAESALVLGSFAVIQVLYFLVVRFIYMKQVIRSVF; this is encoded by the coding sequence ATGACTTTTCGTCAGTTCGCGTTTAGGAATGTCCTGCGCAATAAACGGCTGTATATTGCGTACTTCCTTAGCAGCATGTTTACGGTGATGGTATTTTTCACATTTGCGATCTTTGCTTTCCATCCAGCTTTTTCAGAGGGATCCGTTAATAAGTATGCACTATTTGGAATGGCTGTCGCTGGAGGAATCATCTATGTATTTTCTTTCTTCTTTATTCTGTATTCGATGAGTTCTTTCTTACAATCGAGGAAAAAGGAATTCGGCTTGTTGATTACTTTAGGAGCTTCTGATAAGCAAATAAGGCTTATGGTATTTTTAGAGAATATTTTAATAGGTTTTTTTGCAACAGCTGGCGGAATTTTAATTGGACTAGTATTCGCAAAATCCATCCTCTTAATTGCAGAGAATATATTGATTATTGATGCATCACTTGATTTTTATTTCCCATTACTGGCGATTGCCATAACATTTGTCAGTTTCATCTTTCTCTTTTTCTGCATATCCGTTTTTGTTGCGTTCATTTTACGGACAAATAGGCTGGTAGATTTAATTAAAGGCGATAAGCAGTCCAAAGGGGAACCAAAAGCTTCGATTATTCTATCCATCCTGGCGGTTATTCTATTAATTACAGGATATGGTACGGCACTTTATGTAAAAGGTGCCAGTGTTATCTTTGTGATGATTCCGGTTATTATCGTAGTGACAGTGGGAACATACGTCTTGTTTACGCAGCTAAGTGTGTATTGCATCCGTCTGCTGAAAAGAAATAAAACGATTTTTTGGCGAAAGACCAATATGCTGCTTTTCGGTGACTTATCATTTCGAATGAAAGATAATGCTAGAACCTTTTTTATGGTAGCGATTATATCAACCGTTGCTTTTAGTGCCATCGGGTCATTATATGGTTTTCAATCTTATCTTACAAAAGGGATAAAAGAGGTAAATCCATACACGTATACGTATAGTCCTTTTTTAGATGAGAGTGACGAAGTGATTGAGCAAGATATGCAGCAGATCGATGCCATCTTAGATGAAGAGAAAATCAACGCAGACATGGAATCAACGGACTTGGCATTTTATGATACATCTGTGGAAGAATCGCCTGTATTGATAGTGAAAGCCTCTGATTATAACCGATTCGCGGCATTAATAGATGAGAAGGAACTGCACCCAGAGGAAAATAAAGCAATCGTAATAGAACAAAGTAATGCGGTAATCACGGATGGGCAGAAAGCTAGTGACATATTGATGACATCCAGCGTTCAGCTGGAAAACGGGCAAGAAATTCAACCGAGTAACACAGTAGAGTCTGCAGTAGGGTTAGGGTTAACTGGTTATTATGTTGTCAACGATAGTACTTATACTAAACTTGGAACACCAATAAGGACGGATTTCACGGCTGCATGGAATGTAGCTGAAGGAAACGATAATCAATTAATTGAAGCTGGTAAAAAGTTAGAGGATCAAGTAGAACATAAGGTGTTTTCTGTTGATTATACGCTTTATGAAATCAATAAAGCATATGGACCGATTTTATTTATCGGCTTGTTTATCGGCATTGTGTTCTTTGTCTCTGCTGGTAGCTTTCTTTACTTTCGATTGTTCACGGATATCGATGGGGAAAAGCGCAAATTCCAGTCGATTGCCAAAATTGGTCTGACACAATCGGAATTGAAAAAAGTCGTGAATCGGCAGATTGCTATTTTGTTTTTCTCGCCGATTGTAATAGCACTTGTACATGGCACGGTAGCTCTTACTGCTTTATCGCGTTTGTTTAACTACAATTTGACAGCTGAATCTGCCCTTGTTTTGGGAAGCTTTGCGGTTATTCAAGTACTTTACTTCTTGGTTGTACGATTTATTTATATGAAACAGGTAATAAGATCGGTATTTTAA
- a CDS encoding aldo/keto reductase: MEYINLGNSGLRVPKYILGMIPFSGTNGFEAAGNVKEDEARRMVDMSLEAGINMFDTANLYSEGDSERVLGAAIKGRRDEVLINSKTGFQLGDGPNNGGASRINIEASIDRSLQRLGTDYLDLYFVHLWDGQTPVEETIETMTNLIRKGKIRYWGVSNYSGWALARTFTVAQQPGYITPITQQIYYTPEARESEYELLPAGTELGIGNMIWSPLGEGLLNGKIGRNKTAPENTRQGAGWSEPYVKDQERLYKVIDALEEVAANHNASVPQIAYAWVRDRPNVGPIVIAARNEEQLKENIASFEIKLTQEEHDLIESAARPVPIYPLWHRAMSSFEKGSPAEMTYLQGYKQSMGLIG, encoded by the coding sequence ATGGAATATATTAATTTAGGAAACTCCGGTCTTCGAGTTCCAAAGTATATACTCGGAATGATCCCATTCAGCGGTACGAATGGCTTTGAAGCTGCCGGTAATGTAAAAGAAGATGAAGCACGCAGAATGGTGGATATGTCCTTAGAGGCTGGGATCAATATGTTTGATACCGCGAACCTTTATTCTGAGGGAGATTCAGAACGCGTACTAGGTGCTGCTATCAAGGGACGCCGGGACGAAGTTCTAATTAATTCGAAGACGGGCTTCCAACTAGGAGATGGCCCAAACAATGGAGGGGCTTCGCGCATTAATATTGAAGCAAGCATCGATCGATCGCTGCAAAGACTTGGTACGGATTATCTTGACTTGTATTTTGTCCATCTATGGGACGGACAGACACCAGTCGAGGAAACGATTGAAACGATGACGAACCTCATTAGAAAAGGAAAAATCCGATATTGGGGTGTTTCTAACTACAGCGGCTGGGCACTTGCGAGAACTTTCACTGTTGCTCAGCAGCCTGGGTATATCACGCCAATCACGCAGCAAATCTATTACACACCAGAAGCTCGTGAATCAGAATATGAGCTGCTTCCAGCAGGAACGGAACTCGGCATTGGCAACATGATTTGGAGTCCGCTCGGTGAAGGACTGCTAAACGGTAAGATCGGACGGAATAAAACTGCACCCGAAAACACCCGCCAAGGCGCCGGTTGGTCAGAGCCTTATGTGAAGGATCAGGAACGACTTTATAAGGTGATTGATGCACTGGAAGAAGTAGCAGCAAATCATAATGCTTCTGTGCCGCAAATCGCTTACGCATGGGTCAGAGACCGTCCAAACGTAGGACCGATTGTTATTGCAGCTCGCAATGAAGAACAATTGAAGGAAAACATTGCTTCATTCGAAATAAAACTAACACAAGAAGAGCATGACCTTATTGAATCAGCAGCCCGTCCAGTACCAATATACCCGCTCTGGCACCGCGCTATGAGCAGCTTTGAAAAAGGAAGCCCAGCGGAAATGACTTATTTGCAGGGGTATAAGCAGTCGATGGGATTGATTGGATAG
- a CDS encoding Zn-dependent hydrolase, protein MSKTKERIEQHIAALEKFTATPGNGTTRLTYSQEDLKARNYIKDQMKASGLTIAEDGFGNIFGKLEGSAGDAPSVMIGSHFDSVPNGGAYDGPAGVVVALEVANLFQKNDVKPKYPLEIVALVEEEGSRFGGGLMGSRGITGVLSEADFTSLKDRDGVSTVEAMQKIGLDPSLPKGRDPKTMKAFLELHIEQGPILEEKNIPIGIVEAIVGLTQYEVTVKGQAGHAGTTPMDRRADALIAAAKIISQLPELAVEEGNGTVLTIGRLNVFPNGANVIPDKVVFTVDLRSGKEEHVQNVIEKMKECLNTHQMNGIEILAEEQLYIQPKALNENIRNLLENKSRESNVSYCSINSGAGHDAMIFSDFTDVGMLFIPSRAGLSHCPEEWSDSEHIAKATEIFYEAAKELTEAE, encoded by the coding sequence TTGAGTAAAACAAAAGAACGTATCGAACAGCATATAGCAGCATTAGAAAAGTTTACAGCAACACCTGGAAATGGTACGACTCGGCTCACATACAGCCAGGAAGATTTAAAGGCTCGCAACTATATTAAAGACCAAATGAAAGCATCAGGATTGACTATAGCCGAAGATGGATTCGGCAATATATTCGGAAAGCTGGAAGGCAGTGCAGGGGATGCTCCCAGTGTGATGATTGGTTCTCACTTCGATTCTGTGCCAAACGGAGGAGCGTATGACGGACCTGCTGGAGTGGTCGTGGCGCTGGAAGTAGCGAACCTTTTCCAAAAGAATGATGTAAAGCCAAAGTATCCGCTGGAAATCGTAGCTTTGGTGGAGGAAGAAGGTTCCCGTTTTGGCGGAGGGCTCATGGGTTCACGAGGAATCACTGGTGTTTTGAGTGAAGCTGATTTCACCAGCCTAAAAGATAGGGATGGCGTCTCTACAGTAGAAGCGATGCAAAAGATAGGCTTGGACCCATCACTTCCAAAAGGCAGAGATCCAAAAACGATGAAGGCTTTTCTTGAATTGCACATAGAACAAGGACCAATCTTAGAAGAAAAAAACATTCCGATTGGTATAGTAGAGGCAATCGTTGGTTTAACGCAATATGAAGTGACAGTCAAAGGGCAGGCAGGCCATGCAGGGACCACTCCTATGGACCGACGTGCAGATGCTTTGATAGCAGCAGCCAAAATCATCAGTCAATTGCCAGAACTTGCTGTGGAAGAAGGGAACGGCACGGTTCTCACTATAGGGCGGCTGAATGTGTTTCCAAATGGAGCTAATGTGATTCCTGACAAAGTTGTATTCACAGTCGATTTAAGGTCAGGGAAAGAAGAACATGTACAGAATGTGATTGAGAAGATGAAGGAATGCTTAAACACGCATCAAATGAATGGGATTGAGATATTGGCTGAAGAGCAGTTGTATATCCAGCCTAAAGCATTAAATGAAAATATCCGTAATCTTCTAGAAAATAAGAGCAGAGAAAGTAATGTATCATATTGCTCCATCAATAGCGGCGCGGGACATGATGCAATGATCTTTTCTGACTTTACAGATGTTGGCATGCTATTCATACCGAGTCGGGCGGGGCTAAGTCACTGTCCTGAAGAATGGTCTGATTCAGAACACATTGCAAAAGCAACCGAAATCTTCTACGAAGCAGCGAAGGAGTTAACGGAGGCTGAATAA
- a CDS encoding 5'-nucleotidase C-terminal domain-containing protein, producing the protein MKGKKRFRFPLRTAAIIAILSSIVLPTSTYAADENGEDFSLTIMHMNDTHARVEPLANMVTAVKEVRENKPGALLFNAGDVFSGTLYFNQFQGQADLALLNMMDIDAMTFGNHEFDLGSSENGHASLNKFIEGANFPFVSANVDLSADPFVGGRVSSTFTEDAQDSTVYDGMVKEINGEKIGIFGLTTEETLMTSSPGAAKITNYAAEAERAVAAFEDMGVNKIVAISHLGYDSNPSVGNDLMLAEQVDGIDVIVGGHSHTQLNEPTVVTTDENGAAKDPTVIVQAYQYAQYLGELDVNFNEQGVVTGSSGHLIDVTQKQADPEALNTLSAYKSEVDQLSNQETGAVAQKPLTNPRLTDSDVSVRANETELGNLITDAMLTKAQERMPEVSIAMQNGGGIRAAIDQGPITVGEVITVLPFGNDPAVVQLTGDEIKQILEYSVRLAPEESGGFLQVSGMKFAYDSTKEAGSRVVSMQVKNGEEYVDINPDQTYLVTTNNFTAKGGDGYEVFAQAYAEGRVQDLGEIDWEQFRDYMVEDLNGVVDPVIEGRITDLLGADPAPTEPPAEDPNDETPEDPGTPVTPDPNDDGNDQDENPEDKPQEDPKDDNKPSDEDKDNPDDKDSTPPPSSQNNGGNGSNSGGSIVKVTDDKTSPISSGSKLPKTATNMYTYMLAGAVLLAAGAVLFIFKRKKAKA; encoded by the coding sequence ATGAAAGGTAAGAAGCGTTTCCGTTTTCCACTGCGTACTGCCGCAATTATTGCTATTCTATCATCAATAGTTCTACCGACTAGTACATACGCAGCTGATGAAAATGGAGAAGATTTTTCTTTGACGATCATGCATATGAATGATACACACGCGCGGGTAGAGCCGCTGGCGAATATGGTGACAGCGGTAAAAGAAGTTCGGGAAAATAAGCCAGGGGCTTTGTTATTTAATGCCGGAGATGTTTTTTCTGGGACACTTTATTTCAACCAATTCCAAGGGCAAGCGGATTTGGCGCTTTTAAACATGATGGATATCGATGCAATGACATTCGGTAATCATGAGTTCGATCTTGGTTCCAGTGAGAACGGTCATGCTTCTTTGAATAAATTTATTGAAGGTGCGAACTTCCCATTTGTGTCTGCGAACGTAGACTTATCTGCTGATCCTTTTGTCGGTGGCCGAGTGAGCAGCACATTTACAGAAGATGCGCAGGATAGCACTGTATACGATGGAATGGTGAAAGAAATAAACGGAGAGAAGATTGGTATCTTCGGACTCACTACGGAAGAGACTTTGATGACATCCAGCCCAGGTGCTGCAAAGATTACGAATTATGCAGCCGAAGCAGAGCGGGCAGTTGCAGCGTTTGAAGACATGGGAGTTAATAAAATCGTTGCTATCTCTCACCTTGGCTATGACAGCAACCCTTCAGTCGGTAATGATTTGATGCTGGCAGAGCAGGTTGACGGGATTGATGTCATTGTTGGCGGTCATTCTCATACACAGTTAAACGAGCCGACTGTCGTTACGACGGATGAAAATGGTGCTGCAAAAGATCCGACAGTTATTGTACAAGCATATCAGTATGCGCAATATCTAGGAGAGCTTGATGTAAACTTTAACGAGCAAGGGGTTGTAACCGGCTCCTCTGGCCATTTGATCGATGTAACACAGAAACAAGCTGATCCAGAAGCACTTAACACACTTAGTGCTTATAAATCGGAAGTTGATCAGTTATCTAATCAAGAGACAGGTGCAGTAGCACAAAAACCTCTTACCAACCCAAGACTTACTGACAGTGATGTCAGTGTGCGTGCAAACGAAACGGAACTAGGTAACTTAATTACAGATGCAATGCTCACTAAGGCACAGGAAAGAATGCCGGAAGTATCCATTGCTATGCAAAATGGCGGCGGAATTCGGGCAGCAATCGATCAAGGGCCAATTACAGTCGGTGAAGTTATTACAGTTTTACCGTTTGGAAATGACCCAGCAGTTGTGCAATTGACTGGAGATGAAATCAAACAGATTCTGGAGTACAGTGTTCGCCTGGCACCGGAAGAAAGCGGAGGTTTCCTGCAGGTTTCCGGTATGAAATTTGCTTATGACAGCACGAAGGAAGCAGGTTCCCGTGTTGTAAGCATGCAAGTGAAAAATGGTGAGGAATATGTGGATATCAATCCTGACCAAACCTATTTGGTAACAACCAATAACTTCACTGCCAAAGGCGGGGACGGTTATGAGGTATTCGCCCAAGCGTATGCAGAGGGACGTGTACAGGATCTTGGTGAAATCGATTGGGAACAATTCCGTGACTACATGGTGGAAGATTTGAATGGTGTGGTTGATCCTGTCATCGAAGGTCGTATTACTGATTTATTAGGAGCTGATCCAGCACCGACAGAACCTCCGGCCGAAGATCCGAATGATGAAACACCAGAGGATCCAGGAACTCCAGTAACCCCTGATCCAAATGATGATGGTAATGATCAAGATGAGAATCCAGAGGACAAACCACAGGAAGATCCTAAAGATGATAATAAACCTTCAGACGAAGATAAAGATAATCCAGACGATAAAGACAGCACACCACCGCCGAGCAGTCAAAATAATGGCGGTAACGGCAGCAACTCAGGTGGCAGTATTGTAAAAGTTACTGATGACAAAACTAGCCCGATCAGCAGTGGAAGTAAGCTTCCAAAAACCGCTACGAATATGTATACGTACATGCTGGCGGGAGCAGTGTTGCTTGCAGCAGGTGCAGTTCTCTTTATCTTTAAGAGAAAGAAAGCAAAAGCTTAA